The following is a genomic window from Burkholderia cepacia ATCC 25416.
AGCGCTGAAGCGGCTGCAGGCGCGCATGGAACGGCGCCTGACCGTGACGATTCACGAAGGCACCAGCGATCAGCTCCTGCTGCAGCTCAAGGACCACAGCGTCGACATCGTGATCGGGCGGGCGTCGTCGGCGATCGACCTGGGGCAGGTTTCCTTCGAAGTGCTGTACCAGCAGCAGCCGCGCATGATCGCGAGCCGGCGTCTTGCCGCGAAACTGGCCCGCACCGCGCTGGACTGGCACAAGCTGCACGCGCTCGACTGGATTCTCGGCGCCCCGCATACGCCGATGCGGGAGCAGGTCACCGACCTGTTCCTGTCGGCCGGCATCCCGCCGCCCGTGCCGATCGTCGAAAGCTACTCGTCCAAGCTGATCGGCGAGATGATCGCGTCGAGCGACGAGGCCGTATCGATCGTGCCCGCCGACATCGCGGAAGAACTGGTGCGGATCGCCGGCGTGGCGATCGTGCCGTACTCGCTGGTCTGGACGCTCCCGCCCATCGCACTCTTTACCCGCGCCGCCGATTCGCGCTCGCCGGCGCGGGATCTCCTGGTCGACGCGTTGCGTGAGGTATGCAGGGAGACTTACGGGGAAGCGCAGCGATGAGGCTGCGGGCGGCCGCCTGAACGGCGGTTCGCCCCGCCGGCAACCCACGCGCGTGGCGACGGAGGCTCGCGGCACCGGCAGCGCGCTACTTGCTGGCGGCGAGGTGACGCAGAATGTCCGCACGCTCGGCGCTCAACACATGATCCGAGCCGTCGCCGCGGTCATAACGCTTCGCGGTGCGGTAGGAAAACCGCTTCCTGTACTGCCCGATGGCGGGATCGAACGTCCACGCGTCGACGACGAAAAAGTGCTTGCCGAAATGATCCTCGTCGTCGGCCCACACGAAGTCCGCCCGAACGAACACCGGATAGGGCGACACGTCCGGCACCTTCCACATCGCGCGATCGGCCGTCTCCGTCTGGGTGACTTCCGGCATCAGGTTCTCGATCTTGCCGTTCGCGCCATAACGCAATATCGCCACGCGCTCCAGCATCCCGCTGCCACCGCCGGAAAACATCCCCGAGAAGAACACCCACGAGCCGCCCGACGCAATCGGCAGCCGCTCGGACCGCGGCATCAGTCCGAACTGGTAAAGCTCCTTCGACGAATGGGGAACCGGCTCGGGCGGCATCTCGAAGCACGGCGCACGATCGGGGAGC
Proteins encoded in this region:
- a CDS encoding LysR substrate-binding domain-containing protein, coding for MTFDANDVVRRLGARLKMRHLVLLLQIQQHGSLTRVAEHMASSQPAVTNALSELESMFGTPLFERSSRGMRPTALGAVVLERAKAMIKDLDHLAREMEAVAAGHAAHLHIGVIPFISGQMLSAALKRLQARMERRLTVTIHEGTSDQLLLQLKDHSVDIVIGRASSAIDLGQVSFEVLYQQQPRMIASRRLAAKLARTALDWHKLHALDWILGAPHTPMREQVTDLFLSAGIPPPVPIVESYSSKLIGEMIASSDEAVSIVPADIAEELVRIAGVAIVPYSLVWTLPPIALFTRAADSRSPARDLLVDALREVCRETYGEAQR